TTTACCCTTGTCGCCCAGGGCGGCGGCCACGTCCCTCAAAACGGGGTGCATGGCGGTGGATTGCTCGTTCCATTCCGCGTAGAAATCCAGCAGTACCGGATGATTCTGATCGATGAGTTCACCGAATTTTGACATACAGATGGCATTGGGTTACCGCTCAAAAGTAAGAAATTTTGCCAAATGGGAATTGAAAGTGCCTGTTATTGAAGGGCGCAGGCCGTTAAATTCAAGTTAAACCGGTTTTTTTCAGCGTTATCACCGTAATCTCCGGCCAGATGCCCACCCGGCCCGGATACCCGAGGAAACCGAACCCCCTGTTCACATTGATGAACTGCCCAAGCTCTTCGTAAATGCCCGCCCAGTAGCGGTAGCGCCATTTCACCGGGCTCCATTTAACCAGGCCGGGAATCTCTATACCGAATTGCATGCCGTGGGTGTGGCCGCTCAGTGTCAGGTGGAAGTGCATCGGGTCGTGGATGACCTTGTCTTCCCAGTGGGAAGGGTCGTGGCTGAGCAAAATCTTGAAATCGTTTTCCCTTATACCCTGCGTGGCCTGCCGCAAATCGCCGGCTTTCTTGAACCCCCCGCGACCCCAGTTTTCCACGCCTACCAGGGCGATCCGGTCATCCCCCCGCTGCAGGTAACGGTGCTCGTTCAGCAGCAGGTCGAAGCCCATCTCCCGCTGCAGCGCCTTCAGGTCTTCCAGATTTTGGGCCTTGAGCTCCTCCGACTCCCATTCCACGTAATCCCCGTAATCGTGGTTCCCTAGGATGGAATATACCCCGTCGGGAGCTCGGAGCCGGGAAAACAGATCCTTCCAGGGATCCATTTCGGACGCTTTGTTATTCACCAGATCGCCAGTAAAGAATATCACATCGCTTTCCTGCTGGTTAATGAGGTCCACCCCGTAGGATATCCGGGGCCAGTTGTCGAAGCTGCCGCTGTGCACGTCGGAAATCTGCGTAATCCGGTAGCCGTGGAAAGCCAGCGGGAGGTCTTTGAATTCCAACTCGTACTTCAGCACCTTGAAGTTGTACTTCCCCCGATACATCCCGTAGAGCAGCGCCCCGAAAGGCAGGGAGGCCACCCCCAGTGCCAGCAGGCTCAAAAAGCGCCTCCGCCCCGGCAGGCTGAACTCGCCCTTCCCTCCCAGGACCTTGTGATAGCCCGCCACCAACACCCGGAAAATATCCTCTGAAAAGAGGAATATCATCGTGATCAGGTTAAAGGTCAGGACGGCCAGCAGGAAACCAAAGGCGTAGCTTTTTGGCCGGCTAAGCACCCGGCCCTCGGCCTCGCCCCAGGTAAACTGGTAGACAAAATTCCCGAGGACCAGAAGGGTGATGGCGATGTAGAGGTAATGGATCCAGGGCAGGCGTGTCCCCGAACGGAGGGCCTGCAAGGTATAGAGGCAAATCAGGAGATAAACAAGGATAAAAAGCAGCCAGCGGATCATTCGTTGCGTTTTTCAAATATACCGTTTTTTGTGCGGCTCCTAGCCCCCGTCGGCTATCGCTTTCAGGCTGTCCACGACCGCTTTCACCACCTCCGGGTCGGAGACCAGCGGCTTCGTTTCCCGAAGCAGTCCCGGGGCATTCATGGGCGGGCCCGGATAGGTTTCTCTCGCAGGCCCCTTGCGGATGCCGGATAGGTGGACCGCCTCAAATCCCTTGCCGGCGAAGAGGCGGATATTCCCCGGGTGGATGCCGCCACCGGGCATCATCCGGATGCGGCGCGCGCGTTGTTGCAGGGATTCGAGAAGCGGGAGGCCTTCCGGAGCCGAAAGGGCCTGGCCGCTGCTCAGGATGGTCTGTACGCCGAGTTCCTCCAGGGCTTCCAGGGCCGCATGGGGGTCCGTGCTCCGGTCGAAGGCGCGGTGGAAGGTAAACCGGGCGTTCCCGGTTGCGCCGAGGAGTTCCCGGGTCCGGGCCACATCTACCCGCCCGTCCGGCTGCAGGCAACCGCTGACAATTCCCTCAAACCCCATCCCCACGCAATGGCGTATATCGCTTAACATGGCGCGGAACTCCGCGTGGGAATACGTAAAATCCCCGCTGCGGGGGCGGATCAGGACGTGGACGGGAATGGAAACCGCCTGCCGGACCTCCTCGAGGAGCCCTCGTGACGGGGTGATGCCGCCCACGGCCAACTCGCTGCAAAACTCCACCCGGTCGGCCCCTGCATCCTGGGCGGCACGGGCCGATTCCACCGAATTGGCGCAAACCTCAACAAGCATAAATACGTATCTTTAGGATCCTAAAATAACCGCTTCAAACCATGCACAGAAGAAAATTCCTAAAAAATTCCTCCCTGGGGTCAGCCGGCCTCATCGGCGCTGCGACCCTGGCGGGATGCCGGGATCATCCGGCCTCCCACGGAGAAGCCAACCTGGCAGGGACCCCTCCTGCACCGGGCCCTGTTG
This genomic window from Robiginitalea biformata HTCC2501 contains:
- a CDS encoding metallophosphoesterase gives rise to the protein MIRWLLFILVYLLICLYTLQALRSGTRLPWIHYLYIAITLLVLGNFVYQFTWGEAEGRVLSRPKSYAFGFLLAVLTFNLITMIFLFSEDIFRVLVAGYHKVLGGKGEFSLPGRRRFLSLLALGVASLPFGALLYGMYRGKYNFKVLKYELEFKDLPLAFHGYRITQISDVHSGSFDNWPRISYGVDLINQQESDVIFFTGDLVNNKASEMDPWKDLFSRLRAPDGVYSILGNHDYGDYVEWESEELKAQNLEDLKALQREMGFDLLLNEHRYLQRGDDRIALVGVENWGRGGFKKAGDLRQATQGIRENDFKILLSHDPSHWEDKVIHDPMHFHLTLSGHTHGMQFGIEIPGLVKWSPVKWRYRYWAGIYEELGQFINVNRGFGFLGYPGRVGIWPEITVITLKKTGLT
- a CDS encoding copper homeostasis protein CutC — protein: MLVEVCANSVESARAAQDAGADRVEFCSELAVGGITPSRGLLEEVRQAVSIPVHVLIRPRSGDFTYSHAEFRAMLSDIRHCVGMGFEGIVSGCLQPDGRVDVARTRELLGATGNARFTFHRAFDRSTDPHAALEALEELGVQTILSSGQALSAPEGLPLLESLQQRARRIRMMPGGGIHPGNIRLFAGKGFEAVHLSGIRKGPARETYPGPPMNAPGLLRETKPLVSDPEVVKAVVDSLKAIADGG